In Crinalium epipsammum PCC 9333, the genomic window AATGTATTGGGTGATTGGTGATTGGTGATTGGTGATTGGTCATAGGTCATTGATAATTGATAATTAATAATTGATTGGTCATTGATAATTGTTAATTGTTAATTGTAAAAGAAATAACCCACCCCAGAGGAGTGGGCAATCATTAAGGCTTACTGATAACTCAGCAGCTATTAGTAGACACCGTTGTTATAGCGATCGCCACCTTCCACGAAGACATCCGAAGCGTCTGTCACAGTGAACTCGTCGAGATGAGCTTGTAACATTTCTTTTTGGTGGTCAGTTAATCCTGAAATTTCCAGGACATCATCTACCTTTTCGTAGGGAGCATTATCAACAACTTTCTTTGCCAAAGTGGGATACATCCCTGGAAATTTGCGAAATGCTCGAACATTAGTGTTGTTCAAGTCGATTTTTTTGCCAAACTCAGCTAGTTTATCGTCGGCACGGTTGCGTAGAGGAGCTTCAACGGCAAACAGTGCGCTATTGTGTAGGGTTACACCAGTCAAATTAGCTGCGATCGCATGATCGGGTACGCTAAACCATCCCAAGCAGCCTATTACTAAAAATAGCCCTGCCAGCAAACGAGTTATTGCTTTCATCAAATTAATTCCTCCTTCCACAGCATGAATGAAGCTAGTGCTTCGTCTATTAGTTTAAGTTTTGTTTTCTATCCTCTCATCTTATGACTTCAAAGTACCAGCAAGCCTGACGAGATGTAACAATCAAAGTTAGATGATGCTTATAAAATCTTTACATAGTGCTAAACTCCGACCGGAGAACCGGAGTTCTATGGCATTATATACAAACATCCCTGTAAAGGTTCCCAGAAATTTTTTTTATGACTCTTCGACTAGGCGACCAAGTACCTGATTTCACCCAAGATTCTACTGAAGGTTCAATCAACTTTTATGAGTGGGCTGGCGACAGTTGGGTAGTATTATTCTCCCATCCCAAAGATTTTACCCCAGTTTGCACGACTGAATTAGGGGAAGTTGCCCGCCTTAAGCCAGAATTTGACAAACGCAACGTTAAAGCTTTAGCTTTGAGCGTTGATGATGTTGACTCTCACAATGGTTGGGTTGGCGATATTGAAGAAACTCAGGGACATAAGCTGAATTATCCAATTTTGGCAGATCCCGATAAGAAGGTTTCTAACCTCTACGACATGATTCATCCAAACGCCAACGCAATGCTAACTGTTCGGTCAGTATTTCTGATTGACCCTCAGAAAAAATTGCGTTTAAGCTTCACTTACCCACCTAGCACTGGTCGGAATTTTGACGAATTGCTCAGGGTAATTGATTCTTTGCAACTAACAGATAACTACAGTGTGGCAACTCCTGCCAACTGGAAAGATGGCGATGATTGTGTAATTGTTCCTTCTATTCAAGATCCCAAAGAGTTGGAAGAGAAGTTTCCCAAAGGTTACAAAGCAGTTAAACCTTACTTGCGGATGACACCTCAACCTAATAAGTAAGAATAGGTTATCCAAATAATCATCACTTAGATTAATTACAACAGCCTGACAAGTTGCAATAGTAACAATAGTCAGGCTGTTTGCTATGGTTGGTTATAGGTAAAATTTTGCTCTTATCGAGCGATGCTTACAACAAACAAGTTTGCGATCGCGTAGCGACTCCTTCGGAGTATCGCACTCCACTTTATAGAAAGCACCGTAAAACCCACTGGCTTTAGCCGTGGGATATAAGGTGGGTTGGCGTAGGGACGGAGCCAACCAAGCTATTTTGTCTTTTGATTTTCCACATATCTTTTAATAGTATCTCCAGAAACAGCACCCGCCGTACCGCAAAAATAACTTCTAGTCCACATACTAGGCAACCTCATCAACTCTGGAAATTCTTTTCTTAAGGTAAATGCAGTAAACCCTTTTACCTTGTGCATAATCTGGTAAGGAGCCAATAAGGTATTTGCTTGTATAAACAGATGAACGTGATCTAAGTGCGTTTCTACCGCTATAACCTCACAGTCTATTTCAATAACAGACTGAGTAATTAATTCCTTCAGTCTTTCGTCTATAGCGCCTATCAACACTTTCCTACGCCGTCTAACTATCCAGACGAAGTGGTAATTAATCAAAGAAATTGAAGTATTCTTAGTCCAGTATTTTTGCTTCACAGTTACCCCTATGTCTAGAACTATGTTATCATAGACAAAAGAGTAAAGAGCAAAATGTTCGGTTGTCAGCAAGTCAGGATCAATCCAAGCAAGGAAGTTAATGCTGTTCTAGAGTATCTGTGCGGTGAGTCTAACAAACTCAATAATTGTGCTATTTACTATGCTAGACAGGTTTATTTCAAGACAGGAAAGATAGTTAACAAATTTGCCTTAATTAATGAGTTAAAACAAAATTCTCACTATGGGGCTATGCACTCGCAAGCAGCGCAACAGACTATCATATCCGTAGCTGAATCTTTTTCATCCTTCATCGGATTGCTTAAAGGCATAAACAATGGTGCGGTAATTCAAAAACCCAAAATGCCTAATTACAAAAAGAAGGGAGGACTAGCAGTAGTCGCTTACCCGTCTCAAGCAGTTAAGTTCAAGGCTGAAGGTTTAAGATTCCCCTTAGGAACTAAAGTAAAAGCATGGTTTGGAATAGGCGCTTTCTATCTGCCTATGCCTTCTAATCTGGATTACAAAAACATTAGGGAATACCGGATATTGCCAAGAAACGGAGAGTTTTACCTAGAGCTTGTTTACAAGGCAGAAACCGTAAAGGCTGAAGTAGATAATTCTTCATCTCTGGGAATTGACCACGGAATTGACAATTGGCTGACTTGTGTTTCCAATACCGGAACTAGCTTTATTGTTGATGGGAAACACCTAAAATCTTTAAACCAATGGTACAACAAACGGGTGTCGATATTAAAAGAAAATCAACCCGAAGCCTTTTGGTCTAAACAGTTAGCTCGTGTTACAGAAAAAAGAAACAGACAAGTTAGAGACGCTATTAACAAAGCAGCTAAGTTGATAATTACTCACTGTTTAGAAAATCAAATAGGGACTGTGGTGTTTGGTTGGAATAAAGGGCAAAAAGATTCTGCGAATTTGGGGAGTAAAACTAACCAAAAGTTTGTTCAAATCCCTACTGGTAGATTAAAGGAACGGATTAAACAGCTTTGCGAACAATATGGAATTAAGTTTGTTGAGACGGAAGAATCCTATACATCTAAAGCTAGTTTCCTAGATAGTGATCAACTGCCTAAATTCGGTGAGAAACCCGAAGGGTGGAAAGAAACAGGGAAGCGGGTTAAACGAGGCTTGTACCGGACTGCAAGTAATCATTACATCAATGCAGATGCAAATGGTTCAGCCAACATACTTAGAAAAGTAGCGACAACACTAGGATTTGATCTTGGTGGAGTTTGTAGAGGCGCTTTGACTACGCCCTTAAGGTTCAGACTTTGGACTCTTAAAGAATCCCACTGCCTTTAGGCGTGGGAGTGTCAATTAAATAAATTGCACGTTATTACGCTGCTATCAGCCAAAATTTTTAAAGGAAATAACTTTAGGTAATTTGGGAATGGATATCAAAAATGGGTTTGTCGGCTCCGTTGGTAACACGCCACTGATCCGCTTAAATAGATTTAGTGAAGAAACTGGCTGTGAAATTTTAGGGAAAGCAGAATTTCTCAATCCAGGCGGTTCTGTAAAAGATCGGGCAGCACTATATATTATTGAAGATGCTGAAAGAAAAGGTTTACTTAAGCCTGGTGGCACAGTTGTAGAAGGAACCGCAGGTAATACGGGTATTGGTTTAGCTCATATTTGCAATGCCAAAGGTTACAAATGCCTGATTTTCATTCCCGATACCCAGTCTCAAGAAAAAATTGATATGTTGAGGACATTAGGTGCGGAAGTGCGTCCTATTCCTGCTGTTCCTTACAAAGACCCAAATAACTATGCCAGAATTTCTGGGACAGTAGCAGCACAGATGGAAAATGCGATCTGGGCAAATCAGTTTGATAATTTAGCAAATCGTATAGGACATTATGAGACAACTGGGGCAGAAATTTGGGCGCAGACTGACGGGAAAGTTGATGCTTGGGTAACAGCTACGGGTACTGGTGGAACTTTGGCGGGGGTATCATTGTTCCTGAAAGAGAAAAATCCGGCAATTAAAACTGTTTTAGCAGATCCGATGGGTAGCGGATTATATAGTTATGTGAAAACAGGGGAAATTACCATTGAGGGTAGCTCAATTACTGAGGGTATAGGTAATAGCCGCGTTACTGCAAATATGGAAGGCGTACCTTTAGATGATGCTATCCAAATACATGATACTGAGGCAGTGCGGGTAGTTTACCGCTTGTTGAAAGAGGAAGGATTATTTGTAGGTGGTTCGACTGGGATTAATGTTGCAGCAGCAGTAGCTTTAGCGAAGCAAATGGGGTCAGGTCATACAATTGTGACGATACTTTGTGATAGTGGATCGAGGTATCAGTCGCGGTTGTTTAATCAGGAATGGTTAGCATCTAAGGGACTTTCGCCTGATTAAACGCCGACACCTGCACTATGTGCGGCTACACAAGCAAAGCCTGCCTACGCAGGCTTGAAAAGCTTTAAATATTGCTTTTAACCTCGTTCCCAGGTTGAACCTGGGAACAAAATCTAGGAGGCAGAGCCTTCTTTATTGATCGTAGTGCAAGTAAGTTTTATATTTTTTAAGATGGAGCTACTGAGCTAATTTTATAGCTGTGATTAAATATTCCTTCAGTACAAGTGAAATAGTATAAAAATTTGCTTGCTGTTCTATTAAACAACGCCGTGATAATGATTGTATTGCGTTGAGTAAATCTGTTGCTGGAATTATGCTATTTTCTAACAGTTTGGCTAGGTTGACTGGTTTACTTTCTTGTGCCAATAATAAGATAACTTGTTTTTCTAGGGGAGATATGCGATCGCACTGCCGTTCTAAAACATCTTTCAAATCTTCCGGTAACAATATCGTATCATGTGGTAATAACTCACTCGCCCATCCTCCCAAGTCTTGAATCAAAGTCGCCACAGTTTTTAAATATAAAGGGTTGCCTTGATAACGCTGAATGAGTGCTTCCCAATTATCAAATTCTTCTAACCCATAATCTTTTAGTATTTCCCGCCCGCCTGCAACATCTAAACCTTTAAGTTGTAAGCTACGAATAAGAGGATTTTTGCTATTAAGAGGAACTTCTCTAGGTTGTTCCCAACCGATTAATATAAAACAGCTTTGATGTGATAATTTTTCTATCTGTTGGAATAAGTTGCGATATTCTTCATAGCCTTGTTTATATTTACCTGCAAACTCGCCATTAATAAACAGGTTATGAATATCATCCAATACTACTAAACAACGATGTTTTTGTAAGTATTTAATTAACGGTAAGCCTTTCTGGTTATTTTCAGATAAATCTAGCTTTTCCGACTGCGAGAAAAACTGTATCAAGTTATCTTCAAATTCAGCAAAGGTGGGGGATGCTTCTAAACTATGCCAAACTACATACTCAAAATCATCTTTAATTTGTTGAATTAGTTGCGCTGCTAATGTGGTTTTACCAATACCACTAATACCAGTGAGTGATATTAAGCGACAGCGTTGTTGTCAAATCCCTGTTTTAAGTGTTTCGAGTTCAGGAGTGCGATTATAGAAATCACCCAAGTATGGCATTTCGCTTAAATCTTGAGGCGAGGTTTGAGATTGTTGTGTGTTACTTATTTCCTGATTATTTAAGTTTGAATTTGGTATATCTTGCGGGTGTCTAGCTTCTCCACAGATGTTAAAACTACCGCTCACTACAACGTCTTGTGCAAATGTTAAAACATTAGAGTTTTGCAACCTCTCCAGTGTTGATCGTAAATTAGATTTATTAACATCTTCTCCTAACTCTTCTGAAAGCATCTGCCACAACTTTGAGCCGATATCCCTAACACGACTTTCCGAACAGTCTAAATCTTTAGCTATTTGCTTATATTTCTCATGTTGTAAAGTGCCTCGCAGTACCGCCTTTTGTAAATCGCTGAGGTGTTGACCTGTTTTTGTGAATACTATCTCATCAGCAATTTTTAGCATTTCTTCAATATTCATTGCACAGGCAGATGCTATTATTTTATGTATTCTAGATCACATTTACCACTTTTTAGTACATTTTTGTACAAAACTATATTAAAAGAAGTCAAGACTGAGAAAAATTGGCGGCAAAATTGAACTCTTTTTGGGTAGACAAAGCTTTTATTAATAAGGAATGATAAAAAAAGTGTTAAAGCGTAAATCGAAGGATTAAACGCTTGCCGTTTTATACCTGTAATTAAGTGTTATCTCCGCATCTGCTGTCATCCTTTATAAAAATTAATCAAACAAAAAATGGCGCAATTCCTATTCCCAGATGAAAAGCTTAAAAAAATTAGCGAAGATGGTTATCAATTATACCAGGTAGCCAAACAAAGCTGTGATGCTCAGGATTGGTACAAAGCTGGTGACAAGTATGATGCTACTTATACAGGTTTGTGGGGTGATGTTCTTTTTTCTGGTGTTCAATTTGGTACACCTCAGTTTGCACAGACTGGACTAGATTTCATGTTTTTTGATCTAAGCCAAGAAAACAATAGAATAATATTTGAAAAAAGTTTATCAGCGATGAGGGAGAAGGTTATTGTAAGTTGCGAGTTTTATCTTAAAGCACTTGAAATTAATCCGAATCACTTTTTGGCAAATCTTCAGCTTGCTACTGCACTGACAGCCGCCTTACAGGTTATTTCGGGAATCTTATACTGGTCAAAAGCTCTGCAACTCAATCAAGAAGCTGCTTCAAGAGGCTTAACTGCTGATTCAATGGCAAGTTTTCATAGAGGAGTTGCGACTCAGCTAGTCATTCTAGCTCTTGAGGGTAATCAGGCAAAGATGCTAACCGCAATTAAGAAAGTCGATTCTAACTTAGAATTTTTTGAACAAATGAGAATAGCTACAGACTTGCTGAAGTCTAGCCCATACATTAAGAGTCGGATTAAAGATTTTGGACTTAAATAATCAATTGTATTGGGTTTAGAAAATTTTCGTATAAAAGGTGTGTATGATGACAAATTATGATACAACCGCTAAGGCAGAGCTACTGTATTACCAAGGAAATGTGAATGCAAGAAGCGGTTTGTTTGAAGATGCTTTGTCTCTCTACGAGCAAGCTATAGCACTTGATGGCAACAACCCAATGTATTACAACAATCGATCTGCCGCCCTCAAGAGGTTAGGAAGATTCCAGGATGCAATCAAGCAATATGAAGAAATTGTCCAGAAGTTTCCTGATTATGGAAAAGCTTTCCTTTCTATAGCAAGTACCAGCATTGAGACTGGCGACTATCAGGGGGCTGTTTCTAGCTATCGTCGTTTTTTTGAGGCATACAAAAAGGGAGATTTCACCTTTAATCCAATTGTGGGAGGCATCAACCAAAGTGTGTATGGTGATGACTTACTAGAAACTGCACTGATTACATCAATCAACTACCTTTCTGAAGAACAAAAAAGGCTTGCAATGCAAGCTTTTGTGGAAGCACAGCCTTGATTTAATTCCTATACAAAGCTTTGATCTCTAAGAAATGATTGGAGAAGTATTAACGCCATGACTTACGCAATGTCTCAACCAATTACTGAAGTTTATTACAACCTCTTGTTGCTTACTAACCTTGGAAATGAAGAAACAGGAGGTACGCTTACAGTCGATTCCTACACTTTTGATCCCCAATTATCTAAAGGAGATGTCGTTCAGATCGAAGAATGGAAGATACCAGTCGGAGGACAAAACCAAACTTTATCTTTTGAAGCAAGAGTCATGGAAATAAAAAAAGTTGTTGTACGGCATCATTGCCTCAAGGTTAATATCATTTTGGAGTCACCTAATAGAGAAACAATCCCTCAACTGGAAGAAGCTTTGGAAAACAAAAATCCAGACTAATTTCCGAAATAATTATATCTTGAGCGCTCTTAGAGATTGGGTTAATATAATGAAAACCAACATTATTTTATATCCATAATTTCATATATTTTTATTATTCCAATCCGATCGCACTACCAAAAAATCTCAGGCGGTGCGATGTTTGTATAAAGAGCGATCGCAAGTTTTTTTTCTGATGAGCGATCGCACCACTATAGCCTAAAATAAAAGCAAGATTTTCATTACTCACAACGATCATCGTCAATGGTATATGGTAACGAGGATATAGACTTACCAAGTGGTGAACAAGGCATCAGATGTGTCATACTATGTCAATCCTTGACCAATACATTTACGCCTATTTATGTTGTTCGCCTCGACGAGCGAACAGGTAATGTGTTTATCTTGGCAGGAGATAACATAGAAATAGAAATCTATCGTAATGGTCTGTGGAGGTTTTTGTAATGAAACCTAATTTTAGTAGCATGACTAAAACTGAGTTAAGAGCTTATGTCATTGCTCACCCTAATGATAAAGCAGCGTTTCATGCCTTTGTTGACCGTTTTACCTCTGTTGCATCAACCGAGACTTTTGATCTTCCTAAATCAACTGCTGAGGTTGAGCAAGTTGAGAGTTTGATTAGACAAAAGTTAGCACAATTAAATACAAACTAGGACTAAAGTGCGTAGGCGCAGCCCACCGTAGGTATCGCCTACTTTCGTTACGCACTGCCAAAAAATCCCAGGCGGTACGATGTTTGTAGAGAGAGCGATCGCACTTTGGCAAACTAAGTGATCGCTCCAATTGCTATATAGTTATTAGCATGGTATTAAAAAATCACTGGTAGAGATTTAGGTGAGAGAAACTGTTTACATTGAGACTAGCATTTTGGGCTATTTGACAGCTAGATCGACCGAAAACTTAATTCTGGCGGCAAATAGTAAGGTGACACAAGATTGGTGGGAAAAGCGCCGTATGGATTTTGATTTATATATCTCTTTTATAGTTTTAGATGAATCAGCGCAAGGCGACCCTGAAATAGCTGCAAAACGGTTAGAAATTTTACAAAGTATTCAATTACTAGAGCCTACTGAGACGGCAGAAAAATTAACTTTACAATTTTTAGCAAAAAGCAATCTTCCGTCAAAAGCTGCCAATGATGCTGCTCACATAGCTCTGGCTACAGTTCACGGTATAGATTACCTGTTAACATGGAACTGTAAGCATATTGCCAATGTGCAGATCCAGAAAAAGCTGGCGAAGGTTTGTCTGGAATTTGGTTACGAGCTACCAAGAATTTGTACACCTTATGAGTTAATGGGCTTCTAAAAATGCTAACAAATGAAATTATGAAGGAAATTTATCAGTTTCGAGAAGCTCATGCCAAAGCTTTCAACTATGATGTAGCTGCGATGTTTGCCGATTGGCGCAACAGACAAGCAAACAGTGGTAAATGCTCAGTAACGCTGCCACCACAGATGTCTGACAAGTCGTTGGAGCGCACGGGGCAAAAATAGTCAAAAGTTAAGTGATTTCCCTTAATGCAGCACTCGCTCTCACACTGCAAAAAAATC contains:
- a CDS encoding NB-ARC domain-containing protein, producing MSLTGISGIGKTTLAAQLIQQIKDDFEYVVWHSLEASPTFAEFEDNLIQFFSQSEKLDLSENNQKGLPLIKYLQKHRCLVVLDDIHNLFINGEFAGKYKQGYEEYRNLFQQIEKLSHQSCFILIGWEQPREVPLNSKNPLIRSLQLKGLDVAGGREILKDYGLEEFDNWEALIQRYQGNPLYLKTVATLIQDLGGWASELLPHDTILLPEDLKDVLERQCDRISPLEKQVILLLAQESKPVNLAKLLENSIIPATDLLNAIQSLSRRCLIEQQANFYTISLVLKEYLITAIKLAQ
- a CDS encoding type II toxin-antitoxin system VapC family toxin, yielding MRETVYIETSILGYLTARSTENLILAANSKVTQDWWEKRRMDFDLYISFIVLDESAQGDPEIAAKRLEILQSIQLLEPTETAEKLTLQFLAKSNLPSKAANDAAHIALATVHGIDYLLTWNCKHIANVQIQKKLAKVCLEFGYELPRICTPYELMGF
- a CDS encoding peroxiredoxin, which codes for MTLRLGDQVPDFTQDSTEGSINFYEWAGDSWVVLFSHPKDFTPVCTTELGEVARLKPEFDKRNVKALALSVDDVDSHNGWVGDIEETQGHKLNYPILADPDKKVSNLYDMIHPNANAMLTVRSVFLIDPQKKLRLSFTYPPSTGRNFDELLRVIDSLQLTDNYSVATPANWKDGDDCVIVPSIQDPKELEEKFPKGYKAVKPYLRMTPQPNK
- the tnpA gene encoding IS200/IS605 family transposase translates to MKQKYWTKNTSISLINYHFVWIVRRRRKVLIGAIDERLKELITQSVIEIDCEVIAVETHLDHVHLFIQANTLLAPYQIMHKVKGFTAFTLRKEFPELMRLPSMWTRSYFCGTAGAVSGDTIKRYVENQKTK
- the psbU gene encoding photosystem II complex extrinsic protein PsbU; protein product: MKAITRLLAGLFLVIGCLGWFSVPDHAIAANLTGVTLHNSALFAVEAPLRNRADDKLAEFGKKIDLNNTNVRAFRKFPGMYPTLAKKVVDNAPYEKVDDVLEISGLTDHQKEMLQAHLDEFTVTDASDVFVEGGDRYNNGVY
- a CDS encoding RNA-guided endonuclease InsQ/TnpB family protein, producing the protein MFGCQQVRINPSKEVNAVLEYLCGESNKLNNCAIYYARQVYFKTGKIVNKFALINELKQNSHYGAMHSQAAQQTIISVAESFSSFIGLLKGINNGAVIQKPKMPNYKKKGGLAVVAYPSQAVKFKAEGLRFPLGTKVKAWFGIGAFYLPMPSNLDYKNIREYRILPRNGEFYLELVYKAETVKAEVDNSSSLGIDHGIDNWLTCVSNTGTSFIVDGKHLKSLNQWYNKRVSILKENQPEAFWSKQLARVTEKRNRQVRDAINKAAKLIITHCLENQIGTVVFGWNKGQKDSANLGSKTNQKFVQIPTGRLKERIKQLCEQYGIKFVETEESYTSKASFLDSDQLPKFGEKPEGWKETGKRVKRGLYRTASNHYINADANGSANILRKVATTLGFDLGGVCRGALTTPLRFRLWTLKESHCL
- a CDS encoding DUF6888 family protein — protein: MVYGNEDIDLPSGEQGIRCVILCQSLTNTFTPIYVVRLDERTGNVFILAGDNIEIEIYRNGLWRFL
- a CDS encoding tetratricopeptide repeat protein, which encodes MMTNYDTTAKAELLYYQGNVNARSGLFEDALSLYEQAIALDGNNPMYYNNRSAALKRLGRFQDAIKQYEEIVQKFPDYGKAFLSIASTSIETGDYQGAVSSYRRFFEAYKKGDFTFNPIVGGINQSVYGDDLLETALITSINYLSEEQKRLAMQAFVEAQP
- a CDS encoding DUF6887 family protein, which translates into the protein MKPNFSSMTKTELRAYVIAHPNDKAAFHAFVDRFTSVASTETFDLPKSTAEVEQVESLIRQKLAQLNTN
- a CDS encoding cysteine synthase A translates to MDIKNGFVGSVGNTPLIRLNRFSEETGCEILGKAEFLNPGGSVKDRAALYIIEDAERKGLLKPGGTVVEGTAGNTGIGLAHICNAKGYKCLIFIPDTQSQEKIDMLRTLGAEVRPIPAVPYKDPNNYARISGTVAAQMENAIWANQFDNLANRIGHYETTGAEIWAQTDGKVDAWVTATGTGGTLAGVSLFLKEKNPAIKTVLADPMGSGLYSYVKTGEITIEGSSITEGIGNSRVTANMEGVPLDDAIQIHDTEAVRVVYRLLKEEGLFVGGSTGINVAAAVALAKQMGSGHTIVTILCDSGSRYQSRLFNQEWLASKGLSPD